A genomic window from Cytobacillus suaedae includes:
- a CDS encoding FtsW/RodA/SpoVE family cell cycle protein — MEKEHSPGQQVDYTLLFILFLLAIVSCVAIDSAQPFLPEKLKSINFVAQQIKWYVIGAVAIIITMILDFDRFKMISWYLYGFGLILLLGLELNFPSALVETRKGATSWYSLPGIGTFQPSELVKIILIIVLSKIVAEHREKYPVNTVKDDFLLLGKIFLTSAPPIYLLTKQPDMGMTMVFMAIMGSLILVAGIKWRIIFGFLFTGIFTVSVVVYIYFAFPEFFRTYIIKEDYQLNRFYGWLAPEQHSSEQGFQLLRSLLAIGSGQLRGKGYQNSEVIIPEGHTDFIFAVISEQFGFIGASIVISLFFLLIYRLIHAALESHDPFGSYLCAGVIGMITFQVFQNIGMSIQLLPITGLPLPFVSYGGSSLATYMIAIGIVLNVRSRTRKYMFD, encoded by the coding sequence ATGGAGAAAGAACATTCACCCGGTCAACAAGTAGACTATACGCTACTTTTTATATTATTCTTATTAGCCATTGTAAGCTGTGTTGCGATTGATAGTGCCCAGCCTTTTTTACCTGAAAAATTAAAAAGCATTAACTTTGTAGCACAACAGATCAAATGGTACGTTATTGGCGCTGTTGCTATTATTATAACGATGATTCTTGATTTTGATCGTTTTAAAATGATTTCTTGGTATTTATATGGCTTTGGGTTGATTTTATTACTTGGGTTGGAACTTAACTTCCCTAGTGCTTTGGTTGAAACAAGAAAGGGAGCAACGAGTTGGTATTCTCTCCCTGGTATTGGTACGTTTCAACCTTCAGAATTAGTGAAAATCATATTAATCATTGTACTAAGTAAAATCGTTGCAGAGCATCGAGAAAAATATCCAGTTAATACGGTTAAGGATGACTTTTTACTGTTAGGTAAAATATTCTTAACATCTGCGCCCCCCATTTACTTACTAACAAAACAGCCTGATATGGGGATGACCATGGTCTTTATGGCCATTATGGGTTCATTAATTTTAGTTGCAGGAATTAAGTGGAGAATTATCTTCGGATTTCTGTTCACTGGGATATTCACTGTATCTGTAGTCGTTTATATTTATTTTGCGTTTCCTGAGTTTTTTAGAACCTATATTATAAAAGAAGATTATCAACTCAATCGATTTTATGGTTGGCTTGCGCCTGAGCAGCATTCAAGTGAACAAGGATTTCAGTTACTTCGTTCCTTGCTAGCAATTGGTTCAGGACAATTAAGAGGAAAAGGCTATCAAAATTCGGAAGTTATTATCCCTGAGGGACATACAGATTTCATTTTTGCTGTTATCTCTGAGCAATTTGGATTCATAGGGGCAAGTATTGTTATATCTCTGTTCTTCCTTTTAATTTACCGTCTAATTCATGCCGCACTTGAAAGCCATGACCCTTTTGGAAGCTATCTATGTGCAGGAGTTATTGGTATGATTACCTTCCAAGTATTTCAAAATATCGGAATGAGCATTCAGTTACTTCCAATTACAGGCTTACCCCTTCCATTTGTTAGCTACGGTGGAAGTTCATTGGCAACCTATATGATTGCAATTGGTATTGTGTTAAATGTGCGTTCACGCACAAGAAAATATATGTTTGATTAA